A DNA window from Parabacteroides johnsonii DSM 18315 contains the following coding sequences:
- a CDS encoding PaaI family thioesterase, which yields MDQEVKERLISRVNTNPYVNHLGIDFTVVEEGRVEARMPLHDEQRQYSGVIHGGVLAALADTIAGFAAYTMLPLDRDVLTAELKISFLRAAWGKELIAKGYVVKPGSHLHFCECEIYCDDKLVSKSSGTFCVVHPQI from the coding sequence ATGGATCAGGAAGTGAAGGAACGGCTGATAAGCCGTGTGAATACGAATCCGTATGTCAATCACCTGGGTATTGACTTTACGGTGGTGGAAGAGGGAAGGGTGGAAGCCCGCATGCCCTTGCATGATGAGCAACGGCAATATAGCGGCGTTATTCACGGAGGTGTTTTGGCAGCCCTTGCCGACACGATTGCCGGTTTTGCTGCCTATACGATGCTGCCTCTGGACCGCGACGTGCTGACCGCCGAACTTAAAATTTCCTTTTTGCGGGCGGCATGGGGGAAGGAATTGATTGCTAAAGGCTATGTTGTGAAGCCTGGAAGCCATCTTCACTTTTGCGAATGCGAGATTTATTGTGATGACAAGCTTGTCAGCAAATCATCGGGTACTTTCTGTGTCGTCCATCCCCAGATATAA
- the xpt gene encoding xanthine phosphoribosyltransferase: protein MELLKQRILQDGRCFPGGILKVDSFINHQMDPMLLYKVAEEFIYRFRDADINKIVTIEASGIAPAIMVGYIMHLPVVFIKKKQPKTMENMLSTVVHSFTKDRDYTVCISNNFLTADDRILFIDDFLAYGNAAMGVLDLVKQSGAKLEGMGFIIEKAFQKGRDVLNDADVRVESLAIIDSLEDCTITIR, encoded by the coding sequence ATGGAATTACTTAAACAGCGTATTCTGCAGGATGGCAGATGTTTTCCGGGAGGGATTCTAAAAGTTGACAGCTTTATCAACCATCAGATGGACCCCATGCTGCTTTATAAAGTGGCTGAAGAATTTATTTACCGTTTCCGGGATGCGGATATCAATAAGATTGTGACGATAGAAGCAAGCGGTATCGCCCCGGCGATCATGGTGGGATATATCATGCATCTGCCTGTCGTCTTTATCAAGAAAAAACAGCCGAAGACGATGGAGAATATGTTGTCTACCGTTGTCCATTCGTTTACAAAAGATCGAGATTACACGGTGTGTATCAGCAATAACTTTCTGACAGCTGACGACCGTATCCTCTTTATCGACGACTTCCTGGCGTATGGTAATGCCGCAATGGGAGTGCTCGATCTGGTAAAACAATCCGGAGCCAAGCTGGAAGGAATGGGTTTTATCATCGAAAAAGCCTTCCAGAAGGGACGCGATGTGCTGAATGATGCGGATGTACGTGTGGAAAGCCTCGCCATTATCGACAGCCTGGAAGATTGTACGATCACCATCCGCTAA
- a CDS encoding nucleobase:cation symporter-2 family protein, with product MKLNPEELEEMIEPVEKTDLIYGIDDRPPFKEALFAALQHLLAIFVAIITPPLIIAGALKLDLETTGFLVSMALFASGISTFIQCRRIGPVGAKLLCIQGTSFSFIGPIITAGLAGGLPLIFGACIAAAPIEMVISRTFKYMRSIITPLVSGIVVLLIGLSLIKVGIVSCGGGYGAMDNGTFGSIRNIGVAATVLLSVLFFNRCKNKYLRMSSIVLGLCIGYALAYFLGMVDMAAASSQSLMGFNIPMPFKYGLDLNFSAFVAIGLVYLITAIEATGDVTANSMISGKSIEGEGYLKRVSGGVLADGVNSFIAGIFNSFPNSIFAQNNGIIQLTGVASRYVGYYIAGMLVLLGLFPVVGVVFSLMPDPVLGGATLLMFGTVAAAGIRIIASQEINRKATLVLAVSLSLGLGVELMPDILNTAPEAIKGIFSSGITTGGLAAIFANVLIRVKEDKTE from the coding sequence ATGAAACTGAACCCGGAAGAGTTGGAAGAAATGATTGAACCGGTCGAAAAGACCGATCTGATTTATGGTATAGACGACCGTCCTCCTTTTAAAGAAGCCCTGTTTGCCGCTTTGCAACATTTGCTGGCGATCTTTGTGGCGATCATTACACCTCCGTTGATTATTGCCGGAGCCTTGAAGCTGGATCTCGAAACGACCGGTTTCCTGGTTTCGATGGCACTTTTTGCATCCGGTATCTCGACATTCATACAGTGTCGCCGAATTGGCCCGGTAGGGGCGAAGTTGCTTTGTATCCAGGGAACGAGTTTCTCTTTCATCGGTCCGATCATAACGGCTGGACTGGCGGGAGGACTGCCTCTTATATTCGGGGCGTGTATTGCGGCGGCTCCGATCGAGATGGTGATTAGCCGGACATTCAAGTATATGCGTTCTATCATTACTCCGCTAGTATCGGGTATCGTGGTGCTGCTGATCGGACTTAGCCTGATCAAGGTCGGAATCGTTTCATGTGGCGGTGGCTATGGTGCGATGGATAACGGGACGTTCGGGAGTATCCGGAATATAGGGGTGGCGGCGACAGTGTTGCTGAGTGTCTTGTTCTTTAATCGTTGCAAGAACAAGTATCTCCGTATGAGTTCGATCGTGTTAGGGTTGTGCATCGGTTATGCGCTGGCTTACTTTCTCGGTATGGTCGATATGGCGGCGGCTTCTTCGCAAAGCCTGATGGGATTTAATATCCCGATGCCCTTCAAATATGGGCTGGACCTGAATTTCTCCGCTTTTGTCGCTATTGGTTTGGTGTACCTGATTACGGCGATTGAGGCTACTGGCGATGTGACGGCCAACTCGATGATTTCAGGTAAGTCGATAGAAGGGGAGGGCTACCTGAAGCGTGTTTCGGGCGGTGTGCTGGCGGATGGGGTGAACTCCTTTATTGCCGGGATTTTCAACTCTTTCCCCAATTCGATCTTTGCGCAGAATAACGGTATTATCCAGCTGACGGGAGTTGCCAGCCGGTATGTCGGATATTATATCGCCGGTATGTTGGTATTGTTAGGACTGTTCCCGGTTGTTGGCGTTGTCTTTTCCTTGATGCCGGACCCGGTGTTGGGTGGGGCGACCTTATTGATGTTCGGTACGGTTGCGGCTGCCGGCATACGGATTATCGCTTCGCAGGAAATCAACCGGAAGGCTACTTTGGTCTTGGCGGTCAGCCTCTCGCTCGGCTTGGGGGTGGAACTGATGCCGGATATCCTGAATACGGCACCGGAAGCTATAAAGGGCATTTTTTCTTCCGGGATCACGACCGGGGGGCTTGCCGCTATTTTTGCGAATGTATTGATACGAGTCAAAGAAGATAAAACAGAATAA
- a CDS encoding endonuclease/exonuclease/phosphatase family protein, whose translation MKQAVWLAAALMMLLPLGKVYSKERSERENNTLRIMSYNIRNGRGMDDMTDFRRTAEVINKVCPDVVAVQELDSVTGRSGGKDVLREIAGLTLMHHIYAPAIDYDGGKYGIGMLSKEKPLGYRYLSLPGREEARALLVVEFEKYIYCCTHLSLTEEDRMLSLPVIQQVAASANKPFFIAGDMNAHPDSEFIRQLKNDFVILTDMEKPTFPADKPDETLDYIAAYAKDTVAFTRISSLVWEEPAASDHRPILTDIIFNLGKEMTLRVLNAKGETLKELNL comes from the coding sequence ATGAAACAAGCGGTTTGGCTGGCGGCAGCATTGATGATGTTGTTGCCTCTGGGGAAAGTCTACTCGAAGGAGAGGAGCGAACGCGAAAATAACACGTTGCGTATCATGAGTTATAACATCCGTAACGGCAGAGGAATGGACGATATGACCGATTTCCGGCGTACGGCGGAAGTGATCAATAAAGTTTGCCCCGATGTCGTGGCCGTACAGGAGCTCGACAGTGTGACAGGCCGTAGCGGAGGAAAAGATGTTTTGCGGGAAATAGCCGGACTCACCCTGATGCATCATATTTACGCCCCGGCAATTGATTATGACGGAGGGAAATACGGTATCGGCATGTTGAGCAAGGAGAAGCCTCTCGGCTATCGTTACCTGTCTTTGCCTGGAAGGGAGGAAGCCCGTGCACTGCTTGTCGTCGAATTTGAAAAGTATATATACTGCTGTACGCACCTCTCGTTGACGGAGGAAGACCGGATGCTTTCCTTGCCGGTCATCCAGCAGGTGGCGGCTTCGGCAAACAAGCCTTTTTTTATTGCCGGTGATATGAATGCGCATCCCGATTCGGAGTTTATCCGGCAGTTGAAGAACGATTTTGTGATCTTGACGGATATGGAGAAGCCGACTTTCCCTGCTGATAAACCCGATGAAACGCTTGATTACATTGCAGCCTATGCGAAAGATACGGTTGCCTTTACCCGTATCTCCTCCCTTGTATGGGAGGAACCGGCCGCTTCCGACCATCGTCCGATCCTTACGGATATCATCTTCAACCTTGGGAAAGAGATGACTCTTCGTGTGTTGAATGCGAAAGGGGAAACATTAAAAGAATTGAATTTATAA
- a CDS encoding threonine aldolase family protein, which yields MRSFASDNNSSVHPLVMDAVIKANDNHAVGYGDDPWTAAATAKIREVFGEMASPFFVFNGTGANAVALQAVTRPFNSILCAETAHINVDECGAPARMTGCAVVTIPTPDGKLTPELIKPRLHNFGVCHHSQPKAVYISQVSELGTIYTIEEVKAIADLLHSYDMYLHMDGARLANACAYLNCSMREITVDAGVDILSFGGTKNGMMMGEAVVSFRPEITENLQYFRKQSAQLASKLRYLSCQFIPYLENDLWLENARRANHSAYRLAEALKKYPQIRFTQKIESNQLFFTIPTEPLKKLQEKYFFYMWNEEANEARLVTSWDTTEEDIDAMIRTLDALF from the coding sequence ATGAGAAGTTTTGCAAGTGATAATAATTCGAGCGTTCATCCTTTGGTGATGGATGCTGTGATAAAGGCGAACGATAATCATGCAGTAGGATATGGTGACGATCCCTGGACAGCAGCAGCTACAGCGAAAATAAGAGAAGTGTTTGGCGAAATGGCATCGCCTTTTTTTGTTTTTAACGGAACGGGGGCGAACGCTGTAGCTTTGCAGGCAGTGACACGTCCGTTTAATAGTATTTTGTGTGCTGAAACAGCTCATATTAATGTGGACGAGTGTGGTGCTCCTGCCCGTATGACCGGCTGCGCTGTCGTGACGATTCCGACTCCGGACGGAAAACTGACACCGGAATTGATCAAACCTCGGCTGCATAATTTCGGTGTCTGCCATCATTCACAGCCGAAAGCTGTCTATATTTCACAAGTTTCCGAGTTGGGGACGATTTATACGATCGAGGAGGTCAAGGCGATTGCCGATTTGTTACATTCTTATGACATGTATCTGCATATGGACGGTGCACGTTTGGCGAATGCCTGCGCTTATCTGAATTGTTCGATGCGAGAGATAACCGTTGATGCCGGGGTGGATATCCTCAGTTTCGGGGGAACCAAAAATGGGATGATGATGGGAGAGGCAGTCGTCTCTTTCCGTCCGGAAATAACCGAAAATTTGCAGTATTTCAGAAAGCAATCTGCTCAATTGGCTTCCAAGCTGCGTTATCTTTCCTGTCAGTTTATCCCTTATCTTGAAAATGACCTGTGGCTGGAAAACGCAAGAAGAGCTAATCATAGTGCTTATCGTTTGGCTGAAGCGTTGAAAAAGTATCCGCAGATACGGTTTACCCAGAAAATAGAATCCAACCAGCTTTTCTTTACCATCCCCACGGAACCGTTAAAGAAGTTGCAAGAGAAATATTTCTTCTATATGTGGAATGAAGAAGCCAACGAAGCACGGCTTGTCACTTCGTGGGATACGACGGAAGAGGATATTGACGCTATGATACGGACGTTGGACGCCCTGTTCTGA
- a CDS encoding RNA polymerase sigma factor, with translation MNALQFQKKLLSMQENMMNFALMLTANRDDAQDLMQDTTLKVLDNQEKFVDNINFKGWVLTVMRNIFINNYHKIVRTQTVVDQGVDLYNLDVVNDSGFDSPDGAYQIKEITKAINSLNDELKVPFSMFLSGYKYNEIAEKLCVPLGTVKSRIFFARQELQKVLKDFHRS, from the coding sequence ATGAATGCGTTGCAATTTCAGAAAAAATTATTGAGCATGCAAGAAAACATGATGAATTTTGCATTAATGCTCACCGCAAATCGGGATGACGCCCAGGATTTGATGCAAGACACAACGCTGAAAGTTTTGGACAATCAGGAAAAGTTTGTAGATAATATTAATTTCAAAGGATGGGTCTTAACTGTGATGCGTAATATCTTCATAAATAATTACCATAAAATCGTTCGTACACAGACTGTCGTTGACCAAGGTGTCGACCTGTATAATCTGGATGTAGTGAATGATTCAGGTTTTGATTCTCCTGACGGTGCTTATCAGATCAAAGAAATAACAAAAGCGATAAATAGTCTGAACGATGAACTGAAGGTTCCGTTCTCCATGTTTTTGAGTGGTTACAAGTATAATGAGATTGCAGAAAAGCTCTGTGTTCCTCTGGGGACGGTTAAGAGTCGTATCTTCTTCGCTCGTCAGGAATTACAGAAAGTCTTGAAAGATTTTCATCGGAGTTGA